From the Oryzias latipes chromosome 22, ASM223467v1 genome, one window contains:
- the begain gene encoding brain-enriched guanylate kinase-associated protein isoform X2 — protein MRRKAYKRSLHDHKDDIRKRLSHTTQKLEMVETEFDSTRQYLETELRRAQEELEKFTEKLRRIQSSYAAIQRINQDLEEKMCRASQHHEEEKRALSREIIVLNNHLMEAKITINKLREDNDLYRKDCNLAAQLLQCSKSHYRSHKLSELPLDFQERISSHIEKKNRSRGSKMAECHPKYSDTVPTSIIAKILEKPEAGTSVSATRSPSPQHQNEDFLTGTGSTDHLNRRAAYKTSDLYCSDTALYCPERWQDTERRQSVDLHNTDLLQIHAQNSMDSNPDDDPFQSGSFSHEPPSPFPPHDEYGAGSLPASSSYSSFSLASDEKGGVSGGCGRTLSSTLSSSHQGLYMDWRNGGSGDYERKGTMPYDKDTPSFSKSHSIQHMVTSRSPLKGTSPAYSRTASCFSEPYHSSTPHLTSSHSMGPIPGLGQACGGDLDNRDEVSEDELSSRWRQLSVEDINTFSSSFRDITGRLSPYSFSEHQFEMCPSRKVKDSLQGGIHDGDDVFHSRVLDQCFAMPSPRHGQKAKDHRSKDKKSVLYRAKEDSQDSECSLFLSGSSRDKDGSGGVTAAISAKKDYVNLSMDSSAESLHQSSLEASSLQHYPSPRPSIRPRPSSSSALSVGPALPKKTSPRYQKFGSTGLTRKDSLTKAQLYGTLLN, from the exons ctccCTCCACGACCACAAAGACGATATCCGCAAGCGCCTGTCCCACACAACCCAGAAGCTAGAGATGGTGGAAACAGAGTTCGACTCCACTCGCCAGTACCTGGAGACAGAACTCCGCCGGGCtcaagaggagctggagaaatTCACAGAGAAGCTGCGCAG GATCCAAAGCAGCTATGCAGCTATTCAAAGGATCAACCAGGATTTAGAGGAAAAGATGTGCAGAGCG TCCCAGCATCATGAAGAGGAAAAGAGAGCCCTCAGCCGAGAAATCATTGTACTCAACAACCACCTCATGGAGGCCAAGATCACCATTAATAAACTCAGAGAGGACAAC GACCTGTATAGGAAAGACTGCAACCTGGCAGCTCAGCTGCTGCAGTGCTCCAAGTCCCACTACAGATCGCACAAATTATCAGAG tTGCCACTTGACTTTCAAGAACGAATCAGTTCCCACATCGAGAAAAAAAACCGAAGCAGAGGATCCAAAATGGCGGAGTGTCACCCCAAGTATTCTGACACAGTCCCCACATCCATAATAGCCAAGATTCTGGAGAAGCCTGAGGCAGGGACCAGCGTCTCTGCAACCCGTTCGCCTAGCCCCCAGCACCAGAATGAGGATTTTCTAACAGGAACAGGAAGTACTGATCACCTAAACCGCCGTGCTGCGTACAAGACATCCGACCTGTACTGCAGCGACACTGCCCTATACTGCCCTGAACGATGGCAAGATACAGAGCGGAGGCAGAGCGTGGATCTTCACAACACAGATTTGCTACAGATCCACGCTCAGAACTCCATGGACAGTAACCCGGATGACGATCCTTTTCAGTCTGGAAGTTTCTCCCATGAGCCTCCGTCCCCCTTCCCCCCCCACGACGAATATGGTGCTGGAAGTCTTCCTGCTTCTAGCTCCTACTCTAGCTTCAGTCTTGCATCTGATGAGAAGGGTGGAGTTAGTGGCGGGTGTGGACGCACTCTAAGCAGCACCTTATCCTCTTCGCACCAGGGTCTATACATGGACTGGCGAAATGGGGGCAGTGGTGACTATGAACGAAAAGGCACAATGCCTTACGACAAAGACACTCCGAGTTTTTCCAAATCCCACAGCATCCAGCACATGGTGACCTCCAGGAGCCCACTGAAGGGCACCTCCCCAGCCTACTCAAGGACAGCTTCTTGCTTCAGTGAACCCTATCACTCCAGCACCCCTCACCTGACTTCATCCCACAGCATGGGACCCATTCCTGGGCTGGGTCAGGCTTGTGGAGGAGATTTGGACAACCGAGACGAGGTTTCAGAAGACGAACTTAGCAGTCGCTGGAGACAACTCAGTGTGGAGGACATCAacaccttctcctcctcttttcgCGACATTACAGGTCGGCTCTCTCCCTACAGTTTCTCTGAACATCAATTTGAAATGTGCCCCTCTAGGAAAGTCAAGGATTCTCTCCAAGGAGGCATCCATGATGGAGACGACGTCTTCCACAGCCGTGTCCTAGACCAATGCTTTGCTATGCCTTCACCTAGGCATGGCCAAAAAGCTAAAGACCATCGTagcaaagacaaaaaatctGTGCTGTACAGAGCCAAGGAAGACAGTCAAGACTCTGAATGTAGTCTGTTCCTATCAGGGAGCTCTAGAGACAAAGATGGCAGTGGAGGAGTGACAGCAGCAATTAGTGCCAAGAAGGACTATGTGAACCTGAGCATGGACAGCTCAGCAGAGTCCCTACACCAAAGCTCTCTTGAAGCCTCCAGTCTGCAGCACTACCCCAGCCCCAGGCCTAGCATTCGCCCGCGCCCAAGCTCCAGCTCTGCCCTCAGTGTCGGCCCCGCACTCCCGAAGAAGACCTCTCCAAGATACCAAAAATTCGGCAGCACAGGACTGACGAGGAAGGACAGCTTGACCAAGGCACAGCTATATGGTACTCTCCTGAATTGA